One stretch of Pontiella desulfatans DNA includes these proteins:
- a CDS encoding glycoside hydrolase family 2 TIM barrel-domain containing protein: MKHFLISLMAGLALSAQAQEWNDLSILQVNREAPRATMMVYDDAAKAVQYDRTASKWFQSLNGDWKFNWTRSPNDRPVDFYKPAYDVSDWTTIPVPANWEMEGHGLKIYTNIKYPFEKNPPHAPTEWNPVGSYRREFEVSKDWKGRDTFIVFDGVQSAFYLWVNGKKLGYSQGSRTPAEFNLTPYLQDGKNTLAVEVYRWCDGSYLEDQDFWRLSGIYRDVYLWSTPKTHIRDFTVVTDFDENYDNAELAIELDITGTYGSVGVVLLDENGKVVLEKETAHPVSRIVHPVSNPRKWTAESPNLYTLLLTLNDADDKVLEIIPQRVGFRETEIINSRFCMNGVPVLIKGANRHEHHADTGHTIDRASMIRDIQLLKENNFNAVRTCHYPNMPMWYDLCDEYGIMLWDEGNIESHGMDYGAESLAKQPEWKTAHMDRVQRMVERDKNHPSIITWSIGNEAGDGENIAACYQWMKANDPTRPVHYERTEKDRENTDIINTMYSSAAKIRTYTESDWKKPFIICEYMHAMGNSNGGAKEYWDLFYEDNTAQGGFVWDWMDQGIRIPVPEEFKGTIGKGPVKETFYAYGGWFETPAGIPTDGNFCMNGLVSAGQVPHPGTYAMKWLQRNVHVSAVDLSAGTVNIRNWFDFSALSDVVTGKWSIEADGVQVAEGAVADLNIAPHTEKTVHLDLPELTPETGKEYFLIVKFCAKPTYHPLVQDGHLLAWDQFKLPIGTPAVYVPAKGTVSVDESKQALVVTGRDFEVVFDKKSGTLASYKAGGRALVVGGGLPEISRALVNNDIGKNPKVNPALHTASGKARVESVSVENADGVARVTVRKMLPTVKSSFAAVYTVYPDGAVVVDASFDFSQLPEKIGPPLRAGMQWKLAGTLENMEWFGRGGETYMDRNFELISRYAGTVDEQWIDYSRPQENGNKTDVRWAAFTDDEGHGLLVAAEGGPVGIDARFYSPETMRNSKYSFQMKRSDSIYLHVDAAQSGVGGINSWKTPPLDKHRLLNSTYTYRYRLVPVAGSR, from the coding sequence CGGGAGGCCCCGCGGGCAACCATGATGGTTTATGATGATGCTGCAAAGGCGGTTCAGTATGACCGCACGGCATCAAAATGGTTTCAGTCGCTTAATGGGGATTGGAAGTTTAACTGGACACGCTCTCCGAACGATCGGCCGGTCGACTTTTATAAACCGGCGTATGATGTGAGCGACTGGACGACGATTCCGGTTCCGGCTAATTGGGAGATGGAAGGGCACGGCCTCAAAATTTACACCAACATAAAATATCCCTTCGAAAAGAATCCTCCCCATGCGCCGACGGAGTGGAACCCGGTGGGCTCCTATCGCCGCGAATTTGAAGTTTCCAAGGATTGGAAAGGGCGCGATACGTTTATTGTTTTTGATGGCGTTCAGTCAGCTTTTTATCTGTGGGTGAACGGGAAAAAGCTGGGGTATTCCCAGGGTAGCCGCACTCCGGCGGAATTTAATCTTACGCCGTATTTGCAGGACGGTAAAAATACGCTGGCGGTCGAAGTGTACCGCTGGTGCGATGGCTCCTATCTGGAAGATCAGGATTTCTGGCGTCTGTCCGGCATCTATCGGGACGTTTATCTGTGGAGTACTCCGAAAACGCACATCCGTGATTTCACGGTGGTCACTGATTTTGATGAAAACTATGACAATGCGGAGCTCGCCATAGAGCTGGACATTACCGGAACCTACGGATCGGTCGGCGTAGTTCTACTCGATGAAAACGGTAAGGTTGTATTGGAAAAAGAAACGGCGCATCCTGTATCCCGTATCGTGCATCCAGTATCCAACCCCCGGAAGTGGACGGCTGAGTCGCCGAACCTTTACACGCTTTTACTAACGCTGAACGATGCCGACGACAAGGTGCTTGAAATTATTCCGCAGCGCGTCGGCTTCCGTGAGACGGAAATTATCAACAGCCGTTTCTGCATGAACGGCGTGCCGGTGCTGATCAAAGGGGCCAATCGTCATGAGCACCATGCCGATACCGGACACACCATTGATCGTGCATCCATGATCCGCGATATCCAGCTGCTGAAAGAGAACAACTTTAATGCGGTGCGTACCTGCCACTATCCCAATATGCCGATGTGGTATGACCTGTGTGATGAATACGGGATCATGCTTTGGGATGAGGGCAATATTGAATCGCACGGTATGGACTATGGGGCGGAGTCGCTGGCCAAGCAGCCAGAGTGGAAAACTGCACATATGGACCGTGTTCAACGTATGGTTGAACGGGATAAAAACCACCCGTCGATTATAACGTGGTCCATTGGGAATGAAGCCGGTGACGGTGAAAATATCGCGGCCTGTTATCAGTGGATGAAAGCCAATGATCCGACGCGCCCGGTCCATTACGAACGCACAGAAAAAGATCGCGAAAATACCGATATTATTAACACGATGTATAGCTCCGCCGCCAAAATCCGCACGTACACGGAAAGCGACTGGAAAAAACCGTTCATCATCTGCGAATATATGCATGCCATGGGAAATTCGAACGGTGGTGCAAAGGAATACTGGGACCTGTTCTATGAAGATAATACGGCGCAGGGGGGATTTGTCTGGGACTGGATGGACCAGGGGATTCGTATCCCGGTGCCGGAAGAGTTTAAAGGAACCATCGGAAAAGGGCCGGTAAAGGAAACCTTCTATGCCTATGGCGGCTGGTTTGAGACGCCGGCCGGCATCCCTACGGACGGCAATTTCTGCATGAATGGTCTGGTCAGTGCGGGACAGGTGCCGCACCCGGGCACCTATGCGATGAAATGGCTGCAGCGCAATGTTCATGTTTCAGCGGTCGATCTTTCGGCGGGGACCGTGAATATCCGGAACTGGTTTGATTTTTCGGCGTTGTCTGATGTGGTTACCGGAAAATGGTCTATTGAAGCCGATGGCGTTCAGGTGGCGGAAGGTGCAGTTGCGGATTTGAATATTGCGCCGCACACGGAAAAAACGGTGCATCTTGATCTTCCTGAACTGACTCCGGAAACCGGAAAAGAATATTTTCTGATCGTGAAGTTTTGCGCGAAGCCAACCTATCATCCGCTGGTTCAGGATGGACACCTGCTGGCCTGGGACCAGTTTAAGCTGCCGATTGGAACCCCGGCGGTTTATGTTCCGGCCAAGGGAACGGTTTCGGTGGATGAATCGAAGCAGGCCCTTGTTGTAACGGGCAGGGATTTTGAAGTTGTTTTTGATAAAAAGTCAGGCACGTTGGCATCATATAAGGCCGGCGGGCGGGCACTGGTAGTCGGCGGCGGCCTCCCTGAAATCTCCCGCGCATTGGTCAACAATGATATCGGCAAGAACCCTAAAGTGAATCCGGCGCTCCATACTGCCAGCGGGAAGGCGCGGGTTGAAAGCGTGAGCGTTGAAAACGCGGACGGCGTGGCCAGAGTCACGGTTCGCAAGATGCTGCCGACGGTGAAAAGCAGTTTTGCCGCAGTCTATACGGTTTATCCCGATGGGGCGGTCGTGGTTGACGCGTCGTTTGACTTTTCGCAACTGCCTGAAAAAATCGGCCCGCCGCTTCGGGCAGGTATGCAGTGGAAGCTGGCGGGTACGCTGGAAAATATGGAATGGTTCGGTCGCGGTGGCGAAACCTATATGGATCGTAACTTTGAGTTGATCAGCCGCTACGCCGGAACGGTGGATGAGCAGTGGATCGACTATTCACGCCCGCAGGAAAACGGAAACAAAACGGATGTCCGCTGGGCGGCGTTTACCGATGACGAAGGACATGGCCTGCTCGTGGCTGCCGAAGGAGGACCGGTTGGAATCGATGCTCGGTTCTACAGTCCGGAGACCATGCGGAATTCCAAGTATAGTTTTCAGATGAAACGCTCGGACTCGATCTACCTGCATGTCGATGCGGCGCAGAGCGGAGTCGGCGGGATTAATTCCTGGAAAACGCCGCCACTGGATAAGCATCGGTTGCTCAACAGCACCTATACCTACCGCTATCGCCTGGTCCCGGTTGCCGGATCCAGATAA
- a CDS encoding glycoside hydrolase family 43 protein, producing the protein MNYKYFTPGSIWNDTDGTPINAHGGGLLFHDDTYYWYGEHKIEGTAGNVAMVGVHCYSSPDLYNWTDEGIALTVSDDEHSEIARGCILERPKVIFNAKTGKFVMWFHLERKGEGYSTARSGVAVADSPAGPFTFKHSLRPNAGHWPVNVTEDQKDPESIAAAQARDQEFIGEQTHLHQHYNLLGSHYEGGQMARDMNLFVDDDSKAYHVYASEHNATLHIAELTDDYTGHTGNYVRLFPTRFMEAPALFKRKGKYFLLASGCTGWAPNAARSALAADTLLGLWTELENPCHGTNPQNNLGPEKTFGAQSTYVLHIHGKEDAYIALFDIWCPENAIDGRYVWLPLTFDDETRYSIHWHDQWDLSLFDAG; encoded by the coding sequence ATGAACTACAAATACTTCACCCCCGGATCCATCTGGAACGACACCGACGGAACCCCGATCAATGCCCACGGCGGCGGGTTGCTTTTTCACGACGACACTTATTACTGGTATGGGGAACACAAGATTGAAGGCACCGCCGGAAACGTGGCCATGGTCGGCGTGCACTGTTATTCCTCCCCCGACCTGTATAACTGGACCGACGAAGGCATTGCCCTGACCGTATCGGACGATGAACACAGCGAGATTGCAAGAGGCTGTATCCTGGAACGGCCGAAAGTGATCTTTAATGCCAAGACCGGAAAATTTGTAATGTGGTTTCATCTGGAACGCAAAGGGGAAGGCTATTCCACGGCCCGCAGCGGCGTTGCAGTGGCCGATAGTCCGGCCGGACCGTTCACCTTTAAACACAGCCTGCGACCCAATGCCGGACACTGGCCGGTCAACGTAACAGAAGACCAGAAAGATCCGGAATCCATCGCCGCCGCCCAGGCCCGGGATCAAGAGTTCATTGGCGAACAAACCCACCTTCACCAGCACTACAATCTACTGGGCTCTCATTATGAAGGCGGGCAGATGGCCCGGGACATGAACCTGTTTGTTGATGATGACAGCAAGGCCTATCATGTCTATGCCTCAGAGCACAACGCCACCCTGCATATTGCCGAGCTGACGGATGATTATACCGGCCATACCGGGAACTATGTGCGCCTGTTCCCTACCCGCTTCATGGAGGCTCCGGCCCTCTTTAAACGGAAGGGGAAATATTTCCTGTTGGCTTCGGGCTGCACCGGCTGGGCCCCGAATGCCGCCCGCTCCGCCCTCGCCGCCGACACCCTGCTCGGTCTCTGGACCGAACTGGAGAATCCCTGCCACGGTACTAATCCGCAAAACAACCTGGGGCCGGAAAAAACCTTCGGCGCACAAAGCACCTATGTCCTCCATATACACGGGAAAGAAGATGCCTACATCGCCCTCTTCGACATCTGGTGCCCGGAAAATGCCATCGACGGCCGCTATGTATGGCTGCCGCTCACGTTTGATGACGAAACCCGCTATAGCATTCACTGGCATGACCAGTGGGATCTATCGCTGTTTGATGCCGGGTAA
- a CDS encoding substrate-binding domain-containing protein gives MDHSRKLIALSLRWYDVRIHQGILEYAKTKKWDIVAMPHMGLALDIPEADGQIVMLGPNDLRRSRLVEKYDVPAIDLSHYSSLDIPRVYPDNTKAGRLAAEEFLKRGFKEFAVFSTQSHWYVDERRGGFCHAIGEKGYSAANWHMPQTDHQKGSFSPNPEDRAMLEKWLTDSPRPIAVYAIEDEGAALLMRACHRLGLAVPEQVALIGTNNDPVICPYTEVPLSSIDLNWEGVGYAAAARLDRLLQGEHLEEPLTHVEPKGLVARQSSDILAVEDLRVATALSYIKNNSHRHLSVAEITKEIDVPLRTLQWVFKRAMNCSIQDEISRCRLERVKNMLLNTDRNAGQIAEELGFSSAQYMNHFFSKAMGQTPNEFRKQAHPNRYEDEL, from the coding sequence ATGGATCACAGCAGAAAACTCATCGCGCTATCGCTTCGCTGGTATGACGTGCGCATTCACCAGGGCATTCTGGAATATGCCAAGACCAAGAAGTGGGATATCGTGGCCATGCCTCACATGGGCCTGGCACTCGATATACCTGAAGCCGATGGGCAGATCGTCATGCTTGGCCCGAATGACCTGCGACGCTCCCGCCTGGTTGAAAAGTACGATGTGCCGGCCATCGACTTAAGTCATTACAGTTCGCTGGATATACCGCGGGTGTATCCCGACAACACCAAGGCCGGACGCCTGGCTGCGGAGGAGTTCCTGAAGAGGGGTTTTAAAGAGTTCGCCGTCTTCAGCACGCAGTCACACTGGTATGTTGACGAGCGGCGCGGCGGTTTCTGCCATGCCATTGGCGAAAAAGGATATTCCGCCGCCAACTGGCATATGCCGCAGACCGATCATCAGAAAGGCTCATTCAGTCCCAATCCCGAAGACCGTGCGATGCTCGAAAAGTGGCTAACCGATTCGCCCAGGCCCATCGCCGTATATGCTATTGAAGACGAGGGCGCGGCCCTGCTGATGAGGGCCTGCCACCGCCTCGGACTTGCGGTGCCGGAACAGGTGGCCCTGATCGGCACCAACAACGATCCCGTCATCTGCCCGTATACCGAGGTTCCCCTGAGCAGTATTGACCTGAACTGGGAAGGCGTGGGGTATGCGGCCGCAGCCCGGCTCGACCGTCTCCTGCAGGGTGAACATCTTGAAGAGCCGTTGACCCATGTCGAGCCCAAGGGGCTGGTTGCACGCCAGTCCTCGGATATCCTCGCGGTAGAGGACCTGCGCGTAGCCACCGCTCTCAGCTATATTAAAAACAACAGCCACCGTCATCTCAGTGTCGCCGAAATCACCAAAGAAATCGACGTTCCCCTGCGCACGCTTCAATGGGTGTTTAAACGCGCCATGAACTGCAGTATCCAGGACGAAATAAGCCGGTGCAGGTTGGAGCGCGTTAAAAACATGCTGCTGAATACCGATCGAAATGCCGGACAAATTGCCGAAGAGCTTGGTTTTTCATCTGCGCAGTACATGAATCATTTCTTCAGCAAAGCCATGGGACAAACACCGAATGAGTTCAGGAAGCAGGCCCACCCGAACCGATACGAAGATGAATTGTAA
- the gnpA gene encoding 1,3-beta-galactosyl-N-acetylhexosamine phosphorylase yields MSEKIHAKKGGFTLPAQAGLDEVVLDLAKRWGADAFRDSDGTVLSESITELGYDIYSTLCLIRADQEWNNEHPEDNQQKYLFSTPQTAREAVMEIDILERYSKEQYRIDEINDAATYWEVVNRTTGAIVPVSDWDYADGIVTVRNCEKWNVYSVNFLVYQIWETTSMYNHITNDWGDAPHQSGIDPRKAETREHIAKFLDKWLETHPNTDWVRFTSMAYQFPIITNPKRETLYQDWYGYLDCMSAQALDEFEEKKGYRLRPNDLIDDGYFNSTDRVPTRAYLDWIEFTHEFMVGWARDCVKQVHDAGKKAILFYCDHWIGTEPYKPAFQEIGYDGIIGPCINGREVRRVADVPGDLVKELRFYPYFFEVDLLNEPTFKEGGDPVRDCKKYWMWIRRAMLRKLVHRIGYGGYLDLAIKYPDFIKYLEYQTREYYAICEHTGFTPVQNAPFKVGILNAWGRDRSWGFDQSWPLGGITESLSGQPFDIEWISFDDIRGGVPEEFGVILNFGLAGTSWSGGENWTDPRVVSSIREFVDNGGGFLGLLDPTAHENGGAFYQLWDVLGVQKEYGLSNDTKKVLPTDISEGHFLAEDLASTDPKLGKHVQTIYPCIESTQIVAKDDEGSVTIATNDFGKGRGVYLAGFELGAEQNRLLQRAIWYAAGREEDMKKTWFSSNIETEIAGYPETGKYIVINSSNEPQTTTITDGQGNTKTVELDANASQWFDFAGNKI; encoded by the coding sequence ATGAGCGAAAAAATACATGCAAAAAAAGGCGGATTCACGCTGCCGGCGCAGGCCGGTCTGGACGAGGTCGTATTGGATCTGGCCAAGCGCTGGGGAGCCGATGCCTTCCGCGATTCGGACGGCACGGTCCTTTCGGAATCCATCACAGAACTGGGGTATGACATCTATTCCACCCTCTGTCTGATCCGTGCAGATCAGGAGTGGAACAACGAGCACCCGGAGGATAATCAGCAGAAATATCTGTTTTCCACGCCGCAGACTGCGCGTGAGGCTGTGATGGAAATCGATATTCTCGAGCGCTACTCCAAAGAACAGTACCGTATCGATGAAATTAACGATGCCGCAACATACTGGGAAGTCGTCAACCGTACGACCGGTGCCATTGTTCCGGTTTCCGACTGGGATTATGCCGATGGCATCGTGACGGTCCGCAATTGCGAAAAATGGAATGTCTACAGTGTCAATTTTCTCGTCTATCAGATCTGGGAAACCACGTCGATGTACAACCACATCACCAACGACTGGGGCGATGCACCGCACCAGTCCGGCATCGACCCGCGCAAGGCCGAAACCCGCGAGCACATTGCAAAGTTCCTCGACAAGTGGCTGGAAACGCATCCGAATACCGACTGGGTCCGCTTTACTTCTATGGCCTATCAGTTCCCGATCATCACCAACCCGAAACGTGAAACGCTTTATCAGGACTGGTATGGGTACCTGGACTGCATGTCTGCACAGGCACTCGATGAGTTTGAGGAAAAGAAAGGCTATCGCCTGCGTCCGAATGATCTCATCGATGACGGCTATTTCAACTCCACCGACCGTGTGCCGACCAGGGCGTATCTGGACTGGATCGAGTTTACCCACGAATTTATGGTCGGCTGGGCCAGGGACTGCGTGAAGCAGGTACACGATGCCGGAAAGAAAGCCATCCTGTTCTACTGCGACCACTGGATCGGTACCGAGCCGTATAAGCCGGCTTTTCAGGAAATCGGCTATGACGGCATTATCGGCCCGTGCATCAACGGACGCGAAGTACGCCGCGTGGCTGATGTGCCGGGGGACCTGGTGAAAGAACTGCGCTTCTATCCCTATTTCTTCGAAGTGGATCTGTTGAATGAGCCGACCTTTAAAGAGGGCGGTGATCCGGTTCGCGACTGCAAAAAATACTGGATGTGGATCCGCCGCGCGATGCTGCGTAAGCTGGTGCACCGCATCGGCTATGGCGGCTATCTCGACCTGGCGATCAAGTATCCGGACTTTATTAAGTACCTGGAGTATCAGACCCGGGAATACTATGCGATTTGCGAACATACCGGGTTTACGCCGGTTCAGAATGCTCCGTTCAAAGTGGGCATCCTGAATGCCTGGGGGCGCGATCGTTCCTGGGGCTTTGATCAGTCGTGGCCGCTCGGTGGCATCACGGAATCGCTCTCCGGGCAGCCGTTCGATATCGAATGGATCAGCTTTGACGATATTCGGGGCGGTGTGCCTGAAGAATTCGGTGTGATCCTCAACTTCGGTCTGGCCGGCACCTCCTGGAGCGGCGGCGAAAACTGGACGGATCCGCGCGTGGTTTCCTCCATCCGCGAATTTGTAGACAACGGCGGCGGTTTCCTCGGACTGCTGGACCCGACCGCCCACGAAAACGGCGGCGCATTTTATCAGTTGTGGGACGTGCTCGGCGTGCAGAAGGAATACGGCCTTTCGAACGATACGAAGAAAGTCCTTCCGACCGACATTTCGGAAGGACACTTCCTTGCGGAAGACCTGGCGTCGACCGATCCGAAGCTCGGCAAGCATGTGCAGACCATCTATCCATGCATCGAATCCACGCAGATTGTTGCGAAGGATGACGAAGGCAGCGTCACCATTGCCACCAACGATTTCGGAAAAGGACGCGGGGTGTACCTGGCCGGGTTCGAGCTGGGCGCCGAACAGAACCGTCTGCTGCAGCGCGCCATCTGGTATGCCGCCGGCCGTGAAGAAGACATGAAGAAAACGTGGTTCTCTTCCAATATTGAAACCGAGATTGCGGGCTACCCGGAAACCGGAAAATATATCGTGATCAACAGCTCGAATGAGCCGCAGACGACCACGATTACGGACGGGCAGGGTAACACCAAAACGGTTGAGCTCGACGCAAACGCATCGCAGTGGTTCGACTTCGCCGGAAACAAAATTTAA
- a CDS encoding MFS transporter, whose protein sequence is MSGTNEITNDVSDRAAAKKSGKLSFKEKFSVGTGGLTVSLGNQSVRTTGQGVLNMILGIPAQWVGIVLAIPLLWDAITDPIMGNFSDNFKSKHGRRRPFIFGGAILMGLTFASIWMIPMGWSDAGKLTWFLVTSLLFYTAYTIFSVPFMALTYEMTPDYDERTAVQGYVTFWNRLGEMTYMGLIPLSLIFVARKYGYADSNDLTALQKMEGIRVAAAIYGGIGMTLFGMLPAFFGKERNYELNLKEHQGKKDPFWQSAKLALQNKAFAILCSLAVFTIIAGVFASNMDWYLLIYYLSDGDVALGTQWKLIVTIGYAVVGVLGIPLIVWLTGKMSKIHGFMFIYGMMILNALIRWIVYRPGRFDDPLVWGSLAESGSSLAAIAKSLIWLDPLTGGFFWIGVGVLGQSLIADVCDDDEIKNGHRREGMFGAIYGWASKASFALSFVLIGIFLAMIGFDPALSEQTPATYFNMRVAMCVGAAGPAILCFVLLAFYPLNKKKAEENREKLEAKRGES, encoded by the coding sequence ATGAGCGGAACAAACGAAATAACAAATGACGTCAGCGACCGTGCTGCGGCTAAAAAGAGCGGCAAGCTCAGCTTCAAGGAGAAGTTTTCCGTCGGGACCGGCGGATTGACCGTTTCTCTTGGTAACCAGAGTGTCCGGACGACCGGGCAGGGTGTTCTGAACATGATTCTCGGGATTCCCGCCCAGTGGGTGGGAATCGTACTGGCTATTCCGTTGCTGTGGGATGCGATTACCGACCCGATTATGGGTAATTTCTCCGATAACTTTAAGTCGAAGCATGGTCGTCGCCGTCCGTTTATTTTTGGCGGCGCGATTCTGATGGGACTGACCTTTGCCAGTATCTGGATGATTCCGATGGGGTGGAGCGATGCGGGTAAGCTGACCTGGTTTCTGGTGACCAGTCTGCTGTTTTATACCGCCTACACCATCTTCTCGGTTCCGTTCATGGCGCTGACCTATGAGATGACGCCGGATTACGACGAGCGCACGGCGGTGCAGGGCTATGTCACCTTCTGGAACCGCCTGGGCGAGATGACCTATATGGGTCTGATTCCGCTCTCGCTGATCTTTGTTGCGCGCAAATACGGCTATGCCGACAGTAATGATCTGACTGCGCTCCAAAAAATGGAAGGGATACGTGTTGCGGCAGCAATTTACGGCGGGATCGGCATGACTCTGTTCGGTATGTTGCCAGCTTTCTTTGGTAAAGAGCGCAATTACGAGCTCAACCTGAAAGAGCATCAGGGCAAAAAAGATCCCTTCTGGCAGTCGGCTAAGCTGGCTCTTCAGAACAAGGCTTTTGCGATTCTCTGTTCGTTGGCCGTGTTCACGATTATTGCCGGCGTGTTTGCCAGCAACATGGATTGGTACTTGCTGATTTATTATCTGTCTGACGGTGATGTAGCTCTCGGTACGCAGTGGAAGCTCATCGTGACGATCGGCTATGCAGTTGTCGGTGTTCTCGGTATTCCGCTGATCGTCTGGTTGACGGGAAAAATGAGTAAGATTCACGGGTTCATGTTCATTTACGGTATGATGATTCTCAATGCGCTGATCCGCTGGATTGTTTATCGACCGGGTCGTTTTGATGATCCGCTTGTCTGGGGCAGTCTCGCGGAATCCGGTTCTTCGCTGGCCGCCATTGCAAAATCGCTGATCTGGCTCGACCCGCTGACCGGAGGCTTTTTCTGGATCGGAGTCGGGGTTTTGGGGCAGTCCTTGATTGCGGATGTGTGCGACGACGACGAAATCAAAAACGGACACCGCCGCGAGGGCATGTTCGGGGCCATCTACGGATGGGCCAGCAAGGCCTCTTTCGCGTTGAGCTTTGTGCTGATCGGTATTTTCCTGGCTATGATCGGCTTTGATCCGGCTCTTTCAGAACAGACGCCGGCCACCTATTTCAATATGCGCGTGGCCATGTGTGTTGGCGCGGCCGGTCCGGCGATTCTCTGTTTCGTGCTGTTGGCCTTCTATCCGCTCAACAAGAAAAAGGCTGAGGAAAACCGCGAAAAACTCGAAGCAAAGCGCGGCGAATCTTAA